Genomic DNA from Paucilactobacillus hokkaidonensis JCM 18461:
CAACAAAATGCTCGCCGGATGCAAGTAGATCAACTTGTAGATCCAGAGCTGCTAGATGCACGAAAGGTTGATGAAAAATTTGCCGATGACTCATTTGATGCAATTTTAGTAGATGCACCTTGCAGTGGGTTAGGACTAATGCGTCGGAAGCCTGAGATTAGATATGAAAAGAAATTGGCCGACAGTTTGAGCTTACAAAAAATTCAATTAAGTATTTTGGATTCAGTTGCTCAAAAAGTAAAAAAAGGCGGTATAATCACCTATAGTACTTGTACTATTTTAAAACAAGAAAATGACGATGTAGTGACTAAATTTTTGGCTAATCATCCAGATTTTTCATTATTAACAACTAAAACAAAGAACAATTTAAAGCAGGAACGAACAACCAAAACGTTAACAATTTTACCAAGTGATTATAATTCAGATGGTTTCTTTGTTAGCAATTTAAAAAGAAACGTGTAGTGGGGTTTTAAAATGGAAATTGCCTACCAAACCGATATTGGTCAGGAACGGGAAGATAATCAAGATTATGTGGGAGTATTTACCAACCAAGATCAGCTAACTTTTGCAATTGTTGCTGACGGAATTGGCGGTCACCAAGGTGGGGATGTTGCTTCCTCTATGGCCGTGTCACATATTGGTTATCACTTTGAACAGACCACTTTTAAAAATCCGATGGATGCTGTTAGATGGCTATCGGATCAAGTTCGAATTGAAAATGAAAAAATTATTGATAAATCAAATCAGTTTAAAGATTTAAATGGAATGGGTACAACGATGGTTGCTGCTATTTTTTTTGATGATCAGATGGTTGTGGCCAATATTGGTGACAGTCGAGGATATTTAAGAAGAAATGGTGAATTAAATCAGTTAACCGAAGATCATTCGTTAGTGAATGAGTTAGTTAAGCGGGGTGTAATTACAGAACAAGAGGCTAAAACACATCCCCAGAAAAATATTATTACACGGACACTTGGTATTTCACCGGATGCTGATATTGACATTAATTTGTATCAACTAGAATCTAGTGATCAATTGTTATTATGTACTGACGGCTTGTCCAATATGGTTAGCAACCAACAGCTGGACGACGTGTTAAAAAGCGATCAAACCTTAGCAGAAAAGTGTCAACAATTAATTAAAATGGCCAATGAAACTGGTGGCCCGGACAATATTACTGTCTTAATTGCTGATAATGCTCAGGAGGTGGATGACAAATGACTCCTGGTTATACTCTTAATGGCCGCTATCGTATTAAGCGATCACTTGGTGAAGGTGGTATGGCCAATGTTTATTTGGCCCACGACTTAATTTTAGACCGCGACGTTTCTGTAAAATTATTACGGCTTGATTTACGGGATGATCCAAATACTAAACGGCGCTTTCAACGAGAAGCTATGGCAGCGACTCAATTGAACGATGATCATATTGTTGGTGTCTATGATGTCGGTGAAGATAATGGGTTACAATATTTAGTCATGGAATATGTGGCTGGTACAGATTTAAAAACGTATATCAATAAGCATTTTCCAATTCCATTTCAGCAAATTATTGATATCATGGAACAGATTTTATCTGCGGTGCAAGAGGCACACTTACATGGAATTATTCATCGCGATTTAAAGCCGCAAAATGTTTTAATTAATGAACAGCAACAAGTTAAAATTACTGATTTTGGAATTGCTGTTGCAGTGTCACAAAACGCCTTAACACAAACTAATACGGTCATGGGATCCGTTCATTACCTTTCTCCAGAACAGGCTCGTGGCAGTATGGCAACGAAACAATCGGATATTTATTCGCTAGGGATCATCTTGTATGAATTACTAACTGGAAAAGTTCCGTTTGAGGGTGAAACGGCTGTATCCATTGCGTTAAAACATTTTCGTGATGAAATGCCGTCTGTACGTGAGTTTGATCCGCGAATTCCACAAGCACTTGAAAATGTTGTGTTGAAGGCAACCGCCAAACAACCAAAGGAACGTTATTCGAGTGCTGAAGCAATGGCTCTGGATCTAAAAACATCTCTATCTGCTTCGCGGGCAAAGGAAAGCAAATTTATCCCGCAGCAGATTGATCAAGGGGAAACGAAAGTTTTAGATGCAAAAGGAATTGAAGCGGCCAGTAAAAAAGAAAGTTCACAAGAAAAACAACCAGTACCTGCTAAAAAGAAAAAGCATAAGAAGTGGTTATGGATTTCAATCATTGCCCTTATTTTTATAGGGGGTGCGTTGGCTGTATGGATGACCCCTACTAGGGCAGTTGTTCCTGAAGTGACTGGTTTAACTGAGACAAAGGCCAAAAGTAAAATTACAAGTGATGATTTAAAGGTAGGTACAATAAAACGAAAAAGTAGTGACACAATTAAAACAGGCTATATCATTTCCGCTACTCCCCAGGCCGAACATAAAGTTGCGAAGAATACAAAAGTTAACTTAGTGGTCAGCACGGGACAACAAAAGGTAAAAATGGGCAATTATGTGGGTGATCAATATACGCAAGTTGCTAAGCGGCTCCGATTGAAAGGCATTACCGTCAAAAAAGTATCTGCGAGTTCGGATGATGTTGATAGCGGCCAGATCATGTCTCAGAGTATTAAGGCTGGTAAAAGAATAAAAACGTACCAAGCCACGGTTACATTTAAAGTTAGCGTTGGTAAAAAGCAGGTTTCCATTCCCGACTTTACCAATAAAACAACTGCTGAAGTTCAAAAGTTTGCAGATGATAATGACTTACAATTGACAACCAGTGAACAGGCTTCATCGACGGTTACTGAAGGAAACGTAATTAGTCAGTCGCCGGATGCTGGTAGTAAGGTTAGCCATGGTGATACAATTACAGTAACAACCGCTAAGTCTGCTCAAAACACAAGTACAGTTCAAATTTCCATTCCGTTTGATAGCTCTAATAATCAAACGGAAAACCGGGTTCAAGTTTACATTGAAGATGCCAACCATAAACTAACACAAGAATATCAGGATCTAACAATCAGTCAGGCAACAACAATTAATGTCCCATTTACACTTGATGATGGTAAATCAGGATCGTATAAGGTTATTCGTGGTGGTAAAACCATTATGAGTGCTACCAATGTTCAAAACTAACTCAAAAAGGGGAAAAATTTGAAAAAAGGGATTATTCAACAGTCACTCAGCGGTTTTTATGACGTACTGTCAGAAAACAAGTTATATCGTACCCGTGGTCGCGGTAATTTACGGCAAAGAAAAATAAAGCCGATGGTTGGTGACCAAGTCGAATTTGATAGTCCCAATCAAAAAGAAGGATATTTGCTAAATGTACTACCAAGAAAAAATTTTTTGGTTCGGCCACCGATTGCAAACGTGGATGTTGCCATTGTTGTGACGGCGGTCAAAGAACCCATTTTTTCTTCCAACTTATTGGATCGCCAATTAGTAGCGCTTGAAACACAGCAAATTGAACCAATTATATACTTTACAAAAACCGATCTATTTGAGCAAGCTGAATACGAGCAATTTAAGTTGATTGCAGCTGGATATGAAGCAATCGGTTATTCAGTGATTTTACAATCGGAGCCGTTTGAAAAAGAATCAATTGAGATGCTGGAGGGCTTAGTCAGTAGTAAAATTGGTGTTGTGATGGGGCAAACGGGAGCTGGGAAATCGACATTATTGAATCACCTAGCTCCCGATTTAAACTTAGCGACAGGTGTCATATCGCAGGCACTCCAACGGGGTAAACATACAACTCGCAAGGTTAGTTTACTTGCAATTAATGATAGCTTAATCGCTGATACACCTGGATTTTCTTCCTATGAAACATTTGACATGACAGTGGAACAATTGCCACATTATTTTCCTGAAATTAGTGAAATTGGCCAGCAATGTCGTTTTCGAGGGTGTTTACATTTAAAAGAGCCGGAATGTGCAGTGAAAGAAGCCGTTTCAAATGGTACAATAATGGAAAGTCGGTATAAAAACTACAATCAGTTTCATGATTTGATTGTGGCCCAGAAACCAAATTATAAGAAATGAGGAGATATTGATGATTAAAGTAGCACCTTCAATCCTAAGTGCAGATTACGTAAATTTACAACAAGATATTGAAAAAGTAGAACAAGGTGGAGCTGAATATCTGCATATTGATGTGATGGATGGAACCTTTGTACCTAGTATTTCATATGGTCCCGGATTCGTTAAAGCAATCCGCCCAATTTCTAATTTGATTTTGGATGTTCATTTGATGGTGCAACAACCAGAACATTTATTACAGGATTTTATTGATGCAGGGGCCGATTTGATTGGTGTCCACGTGGAAGCAACTGCTCACATTCATCGAGCACTGCAAATAATCAAAAATGGTGGAGTTAAGGCTGAGGTTGTTATTAATCCCGGCACACCGGTATCACAAATTACTCCTCTTTTAGGAATGGTTGATCAAGTATTAGTGATGACAGTTAATCCTGGATTTGGCGGACAGAAATTTTTGCCAGAAACTGTAGCAAAAATTGCAGAATTAGATCAGTACAAGAAGAATAATGGTCTTGGTTTTGATATTGAAATTGATGGCGGAATCAATGATAAGACAGTGGTTGATTGCTATAAAGCTGGCGCAACTGTAGCTGTGGCTGGATCATATGTCTTTAATGATACTGACCCAGTGGCTAAAATGAATGCTTTGAAGGATGCAACTAAATAATTAAGTTAGAGAGTGAGAAAAAAGGCGGTTAGATTCTGAGCATACTCCGTTGTCCAAAGAACTAACTGCTAAAGCAGTAAGTTCTCATGGCAGCCTAGACTAACGAATGATCCGTACTTTGGATCGTTCGTTAGTCGTAGCTAAGCGGAAGCCACTATTACTTGCCGGTTTTCGGCTTAGTAATATGGACATCGAAGAGAATCTGCCTTTTTTATCACGTTTTAGAAATAATATTTGGAAAATATGAAATAATATTTGGGAAATATAATGAGGCCGCAACAGAAACATAGTTTTTTCCCGGCCTCATCTTTTTTATCATATATAAAGGAAATTCCATAAATGAAAAAAATTGAAAAAATCAACATTTTAGTAGGTGGACCAACTGATCAATGGCCTGACCAATTAAAACAAGGGAAAATGACGGGAGACTGGATTGGAATTGATCGTGGGGCCAAGCGACTATTGAAACTGGGAATTATTCCAGTTGTGGCCGCTGGTGATTTTGATTCGATTGATGCTGAAGAATTAACTAACTTACAATCACGAGTATCTGATATCCGGCAGTATCCACCAGAAAAGGATTTAACAGATACTCAAATAGGGGTTTCAATTGCATTAGATGATTTTGATGCGTCTAAGATTGATGTATATGGAGCAACTGGTGGTCGCTTAGATCATTTACTTGCCAATTTATTTTTAGTTTTAGACGAAAAATTTCGTCCAAATGCTAGCAAAATAAGATTGATCGACCAACAAAATACTGTCAATTTTTATCTTCCCGGAGAATATGAAATTGTTAAAGAACCGGACAAAAAATATTTAGCATTTGTTAACTTAACATCAGTGAAGGGATTATCATTGACTGATGAAAAATACCAGCTAGATAGTTTTGATTCCGAATATCCAATTTCATGGGCCAGTAATGAATTTGTGGGCACTAAAAATCATTTTTCATTTAGGACTGGTGTGGTTGCAGTCGTGCAAAGTAGAGATTAAAAGGCTAGCATTAGCAAACGAGTTTTCTTTTGATAGTAAAATAAAATAAATATAAAAAGTTTAAAAAAATAAGCTATTCCAATGAAGGAATAGCTTATTTTTTATAAAAACTAGAATAATTAAACTCGGGTCACTTTACCTGATTTTAAAGTCCGTGCTGAAATGTAAACCTTCTTAGGCTTACCATCTACTAAGATCGTAACTTTTTGCAAATTAGGCTTCCAACTGCGACGGCTTGAGTTAAGGGCGTGAGAACGTTTGTTACCAAAACGCGTCCGTTTACCAGTGATAAAATCTTTTGCCATGTCTAACCCCTCCTCTTCTCATCAAATTAATTGTGCGCATGTGCGCGATAACTCACCTAAATAATTTACCATAGGAACGGCAACATTGCAAGAATTTCTTTCAAGTAATTATACTTTACACTAAAATATGATGAGCTCGCCGTTTGGTCTTACTAGTCGTGTAATTTGCTTTTTATCGGTACCATGGTATGTTATTATATATTAGTAAAATTTAAAGTTTAAAAAGAGGGGGCCATTAAAGATGGCAGTCAAGATTAAAACCCAATATGGCATGATTGACATTACTAACGATGTTATTGCAACCGTTGTTGGTGGTGCTGCTACTGACAACTATGGGGTTGTTGGGATGGCAAGTCGCAACCAAATCAGAGACAATGTTAATGATATTTTAAGAAGAGAAAATTATAGCAAAGGTGTCGTTGTGCTGCAACAGGACAATGGCATTTCAGTTGATGTTAATATTATTGTTGGATACGGGACGAAGATTTCTGAAGTTTCCAAAAGCGTCCAAGATAAAGTCAAGTACAACCTAGAATCGATGCTTGGCGTAACAGCTAATTCGGTAAACGTATTTGTTCAAGGCGTACGAGTATTAGCCGAATAATTAGTGTGAGTTCGTCAGGAGGAAGTAAATTTGACAGTAACAAAAATTACAGATCTTGAATTCGGCCAAATGGTTCAAGCAGCGACTGTTCGCTTGCAACAAAATGCTGAATTTATTAATTCATTAAATGTTTTTCCAGTTCCAGATGGGGATACTGGTACTAATATGAGTATGTCACTTGCTAGCGGTGCTAAGTATGAACATGATGCCACTAGTGAACGAGTAGATGATCTAGCAGCAGCACTAGCAAAGGGATTATTGATGGGAGCGCGCGGAAATTCGGGCGTTATTTTATCTCAAATTTTCCGGGGTTTTTCTAAGGGAATCGAAGGACACAAAACGCTGAGTGCTAAGGATTTTGCTGCTGGCTATGCTAACGGTGCTAAAGTGGCCTATAAGGCTGTGATGAAGCCCACTGAAGGTACTATTCTAACTGTTGTCCGTGAGTCTGCTAAGGCAGGAAATCAAGCAGCTAGTAAGTCCGATGATATAGTGACAGTTTTACAAGCGATTTATGAAGCTGCTAAAAAAGCATTGAAGTCGACACCAGACTTATTACCAGTATTAAAAGAAGTTGGTGTAGTAGATTCAGGTGGTCAAGGTTTAACGCTTGTGATGCAGGCATTTTATGAGGCTTTAAGTGGTGAAATTGA
This window encodes:
- a CDS encoding Stp1/IreP family PP2C-type Ser/Thr phosphatase, encoding MEIAYQTDIGQEREDNQDYVGVFTNQDQLTFAIVADGIGGHQGGDVASSMAVSHIGYHFEQTTFKNPMDAVRWLSDQVRIENEKIIDKSNQFKDLNGMGTTMVAAIFFDDQMVVANIGDSRGYLRRNGELNQLTEDHSLVNELVKRGVITEQEAKTHPQKNIITRTLGISPDADIDINLYQLESSDQLLLCTDGLSNMVSNQQLDDVLKSDQTLAEKCQQLIKMANETGGPDNITVLIADNAQEVDDK
- the pknB gene encoding Stk1 family PASTA domain-containing Ser/Thr kinase produces the protein MTPGYTLNGRYRIKRSLGEGGMANVYLAHDLILDRDVSVKLLRLDLRDDPNTKRRFQREAMAATQLNDDHIVGVYDVGEDNGLQYLVMEYVAGTDLKTYINKHFPIPFQQIIDIMEQILSAVQEAHLHGIIHRDLKPQNVLINEQQQVKITDFGIAVAVSQNALTQTNTVMGSVHYLSPEQARGSMATKQSDIYSLGIILYELLTGKVPFEGETAVSIALKHFRDEMPSVREFDPRIPQALENVVLKATAKQPKERYSSAEAMALDLKTSLSASRAKESKFIPQQIDQGETKVLDAKGIEAASKKESSQEKQPVPAKKKKHKKWLWISIIALIFIGGALAVWMTPTRAVVPEVTGLTETKAKSKITSDDLKVGTIKRKSSDTIKTGYIISATPQAEHKVAKNTKVNLVVSTGQQKVKMGNYVGDQYTQVAKRLRLKGITVKKVSASSDDVDSGQIMSQSIKAGKRIKTYQATVTFKVSVGKKQVSIPDFTNKTTAEVQKFADDNDLQLTTSEQASSTVTEGNVISQSPDAGSKVSHGDTITVTTAKSAQNTSTVQISIPFDSSNNQTENRVQVYIEDANHKLTQEYQDLTISQATTINVPFTLDDGKSGSYKVIRGGKTIMSATNVQN
- the rsgA gene encoding ribosome small subunit-dependent GTPase A; the protein is MKKGIIQQSLSGFYDVLSENKLYRTRGRGNLRQRKIKPMVGDQVEFDSPNQKEGYLLNVLPRKNFLVRPPIANVDVAIVVTAVKEPIFSSNLLDRQLVALETQQIEPIIYFTKTDLFEQAEYEQFKLIAAGYEAIGYSVILQSEPFEKESIEMLEGLVSSKIGVVMGQTGAGKSTLLNHLAPDLNLATGVISQALQRGKHTTRKVSLLAINDSLIADTPGFSSYETFDMTVEQLPHYFPEISEIGQQCRFRGCLHLKEPECAVKEAVSNGTIMESRYKNYNQFHDLIVAQKPNYKK
- the rpe gene encoding ribulose-phosphate 3-epimerase — its product is MIKVAPSILSADYVNLQQDIEKVEQGGAEYLHIDVMDGTFVPSISYGPGFVKAIRPISNLILDVHLMVQQPEHLLQDFIDAGADLIGVHVEATAHIHRALQIIKNGGVKAEVVINPGTPVSQITPLLGMVDQVLVMTVNPGFGGQKFLPETVAKIAELDQYKKNNGLGFDIEIDGGINDKTVVDCYKAGATVAVAGSYVFNDTDPVAKMNALKDATK
- a CDS encoding thiamine diphosphokinase, which gives rise to MKKIEKINILVGGPTDQWPDQLKQGKMTGDWIGIDRGAKRLLKLGIIPVVAAGDFDSIDAEELTNLQSRVSDIRQYPPEKDLTDTQIGVSIALDDFDASKIDVYGATGGRLDHLLANLFLVLDEKFRPNASKIRLIDQQNTVNFYLPGEYEIVKEPDKKYLAFVNLTSVKGLSLTDEKYQLDSFDSEYPISWASNEFVGTKNHFSFRTGVVAVVQSRD
- the rpmB gene encoding 50S ribosomal protein L28, encoding MAKDFITGKRTRFGNKRSHALNSSRRSWKPNLQKVTILVDGKPKKVYISARTLKSGKVTRV
- a CDS encoding Asp23/Gls24 family envelope stress response protein — encoded protein: MAVKIKTQYGMIDITNDVIATVVGGAATDNYGVVGMASRNQIRDNVNDILRRENYSKGVVVLQQDNGISVDVNIIVGYGTKISEVSKSVQDKVKYNLESMLGVTANSVNVFVQGVRVLAE